One window from the genome of Vespula pensylvanica isolate Volc-1 chromosome 11, ASM1446617v1, whole genome shotgun sequence encodes:
- the LOC122633163 gene encoding Golgi pH regulator isoform X1 — MGFLEDTFVILVTQVIFFLGGWIFFVKKLFRDYEVHHRLVQLIFSITFSLSCTMFELIIFEIIRVLDSSSRYFHWNVGLYMLLFMVIVLIPFYIAYFIISNIRFVRLNWIRPLTIIVYLFYLYLFWKIGDPFPILSPKKGLLSIEQGVSRIGVIGVTVMALLSGFGAVNYPYSSMAYFMRPVSYADVQAIEKRLLQTMDMIIVKKKRIALAKKGEMIGQSEVRSRLWGMLGPLGGTKGNQETIKQLQIEVIALEELSRQLFLEAHDIQNARERLEWAATWQGKYFNFLGYFFSLYCIWKILISTINIVFDRVGKKDPVTRGIEIAVHWMGFDIDVTFWSQHISFYLVGCIVLTSIRGLLLTLTKFFYAISSSKSSNIIVLILAQIMGMYFVSSVLLMRMNMPAEYRIIITQVLGELQFNFYHRWFDVIFLVSALSSIVFLYLAHKQAPTERT, encoded by the exons ATGGGTTTTTTGGAGGATACTTTTGTGATCCTTGTTACACAG gtaatatttttcttgggAGGAtggatattttttgtaaaaaaattatttcgtgacTATGAAGTACATCACAGATTAGTGCAGTTGATTTTTTCTATAACATTTTCGTTGTCGTGTACTATGTTTGAActcattatttttgaaataattcggGTTCTTGATTCAAG ttcTAGATATTTTCATTGGAACGTTGGACTATATATGCTTTTATTTATGGTAATAGTTCTTATACCATTTTACAtagcatattttattatcagtaACATTAGATTTG TAAGACTGAATTGGATAAGGCCACTTACAATCatagtatatcttttttacctCTACTTATTTTGGAAAATTGGTGATCCTTTTCCAATATTGAGTCCAAAGAAAGGATTGTTATCAATAGAGCAAGGTGTAAGTCGGATAGGTGTTATAGGAGTTACTGTTATGGCACTTTTATCAGGTTTTGGTGCTGTAAATTACCCATATTCTTCTATGGCCTATTTTATGCGGCCTGTATCTTATGCTGATGTACAAGCCATAGAAAAACGATTGTTACAAACAATGGATATGATtatagttaagaaaaaaaggatagcaCTTGCTAAAAAGGGTGAAATGATTGGACAAAGCGAAGTTCGTTCACGTCTTTGGGGAATGTTAGGTCCATTGGGTGGTACAAAAGGAAATCAAGAAA CTATAAAACAATTACAAATAGAAGTTATAGCTTTAGAAGAATTATCTAGACAATTATTTCTAGAAGCACATGATATTCAAAACGCTAGAGAACGTTTAGAATGGGCAGCAACATGgcaaggaaaatattttaattttcttggctattttttttcattatattgcatttggaaaatattaata TCCACGATTAACATAGTCTTTGATCGCGTTGGTAAAAAAGATCCTGTTACTAGAGGAATTGAAATTGCTGTTCATTGGATGGGTTTTGACATAGATGTTACATTTTGGTCACAACATATATCGTTCTATTTAGTTGGATGTATCGTTTTGACTTCTATTCGTGGATTGTTGTTGACTCTTACAAAG TTCTTTTATGCTATATCAAGCAGCAAATCCTCAAATATTATTGTACTTATACTTGCACAAATAATG GGAATGTATTTTGTATCCTCTGTATTACTTATGCGCATGAATATGCCTGCTGAATACAGAATAATTATAACACAAGTTTTGGGTGAACTTCAGTTTAATTTCTATCACAGATGGTTTGATGTAATCTTTTTGGTATCTGCATTATCATCTATAGTGTTTTTGTATCTGGCTCATAAACAAGCACCGACGGAACGAACATGA
- the LOC122633163 gene encoding endoplasmic reticulum-Golgi intermediate compartment protein 2 isoform X3: MLRRRHVNIKTMKELDAFPKVPEPYVNKTAVGGTFSIFTFCIIAYLIIAETNYFLDSRLQFKFEPDTDYDAKLKINIDITVAMPCGRIGADILDSTNQNLVGYDTLEEEDTWWELSLEQRSHFEALKHMNSYLREEYHAIHELLWKSNQITLHSEMPKRTREPSYVPDACRIHGSINANKVAGNFHITAGKSLPLPRDHIHISAFMTNRDYNFTHRINKFSFGGPSPGIVHPLEGDEKIADNNMMLYQYFVEIVPTDIRTLLSTFKTYQYSVKDHQRPIDHLKGSHGIPGIFFKYDMSALKIRITQERDTITQFLVKLCATVGGIFVTSGLIKSIIQNFWYVICCKFFHHEPDVNNQRKSVCLIARNYESPRTINLLQVSAPDNIDIMLKPQKDNYIN; the protein is encoded by the exons atgttgAGAAGAAGGCATGTTAATATTAAGACTATGAAAGAACTTGATGCATTTCCTAAAGTACCTGAaccatatgtaaataaaactgCGGTCGGTGGGACTT TTTCTATCTTCACATTTTGTATTATTGcttatttaataatagcagaaacaaattatttccttGACAGTAGATTGCAATTTAAATTTGAACCAGATACAGATTATgatgcaaaattaaaaataaatattgatataactGTGGCAATGCCATGTGGTCGTATTGGAGCAGATATCTTAGATTCAACGAATCAAAATTTAGTAGGTTATGATacattagaagaagaagatacttGGTGGGAATTAAGTTTAGAACAAAGATCACATTTTGAAGCTTTAAAACACATGAATTCCTATTTAAGAGAGGAGTATCATGCAATCCATGAATTACTTTGGAAATCTAATCAAATCACATTGCATAGCGAAATGCCAAAAAG aACTCGTGAACCATCATATGTACCGGATGCATGTCGAATTCATGGTAGTATAAATGCAAATAAAGTTGCAGGAAACTTTCACATAACTGCTGGAAAATCTTTACCTCTTCCAAGagatcatatacatatttcagcATTTATGACTAATAGAGACTATAATTTTACTCAtagaattaacaaattttccttTGGAGGACCTAGTCCTGGTATTGTACATCCTCTCGAGGGAGATGAAAAAATTGCTGATAATA atATGATGCTATATCAGTATTTTGTAGAAATAGTTCCCACTGATATAAGAACTTTGCTAAGTACATTTAAAACATATCAATATAGCGTAAAAGATCATCAAAGACCTATTGATCATTTAAAAGGATCTCATGGAATACCcggtatattttttaaatatgacaTGAGTGCtttgaaaataagaattacTCAAGAACGCGATACTATTACACAATTTTTAGTAAAATTATGTGCCACAGTTGGAGGTATATTTGTTACAAGTG GTttgataaaaagtattatacaaaatttttggTATGTCATATGTTGCAAATTTTTTCATCATGAGCCTGATGTAAATAACCAAAGAAAATCAGTTTGCTTGATTGCAAGAAATTATGAAAGTCCACGAACAATAAATTTACTTCAAGTTTCAGCACctgataatattgatattatgtTAAAACCTCAGAaggataattatataaattga
- the LOC122633163 gene encoding Golgi pH regulator isoform X2, with the protein MFELIIFEIIRVLDSSSRYFHWNVGLYMLLFMVIVLIPFYIAYFIISNIRFVRLNWIRPLTIIVYLFYLYLFWKIGDPFPILSPKKGLLSIEQGVSRIGVIGVTVMALLSGFGAVNYPYSSMAYFMRPVSYADVQAIEKRLLQTMDMIIVKKKRIALAKKGEMIGQSEVRSRLWGMLGPLGGTKGNQETIKQLQIEVIALEELSRQLFLEAHDIQNARERLEWAATWQGKYFNFLGYFFSLYCIWKILISTINIVFDRVGKKDPVTRGIEIAVHWMGFDIDVTFWSQHISFYLVGCIVLTSIRGLLLTLTKFFYAISSSKSSNIIVLILAQIMGMYFVSSVLLMRMNMPAEYRIIITQVLGELQFNFYHRWFDVIFLVSALSSIVFLYLAHKQAPTERT; encoded by the exons ATGTTTGAActcattatttttgaaataattcggGTTCTTGATTCAAG ttcTAGATATTTTCATTGGAACGTTGGACTATATATGCTTTTATTTATGGTAATAGTTCTTATACCATTTTACAtagcatattttattatcagtaACATTAGATTTG TAAGACTGAATTGGATAAGGCCACTTACAATCatagtatatcttttttacctCTACTTATTTTGGAAAATTGGTGATCCTTTTCCAATATTGAGTCCAAAGAAAGGATTGTTATCAATAGAGCAAGGTGTAAGTCGGATAGGTGTTATAGGAGTTACTGTTATGGCACTTTTATCAGGTTTTGGTGCTGTAAATTACCCATATTCTTCTATGGCCTATTTTATGCGGCCTGTATCTTATGCTGATGTACAAGCCATAGAAAAACGATTGTTACAAACAATGGATATGATtatagttaagaaaaaaaggatagcaCTTGCTAAAAAGGGTGAAATGATTGGACAAAGCGAAGTTCGTTCACGTCTTTGGGGAATGTTAGGTCCATTGGGTGGTACAAAAGGAAATCAAGAAA CTATAAAACAATTACAAATAGAAGTTATAGCTTTAGAAGAATTATCTAGACAATTATTTCTAGAAGCACATGATATTCAAAACGCTAGAGAACGTTTAGAATGGGCAGCAACATGgcaaggaaaatattttaattttcttggctattttttttcattatattgcatttggaaaatattaata TCCACGATTAACATAGTCTTTGATCGCGTTGGTAAAAAAGATCCTGTTACTAGAGGAATTGAAATTGCTGTTCATTGGATGGGTTTTGACATAGATGTTACATTTTGGTCACAACATATATCGTTCTATTTAGTTGGATGTATCGTTTTGACTTCTATTCGTGGATTGTTGTTGACTCTTACAAAG TTCTTTTATGCTATATCAAGCAGCAAATCCTCAAATATTATTGTACTTATACTTGCACAAATAATG GGAATGTATTTTGTATCCTCTGTATTACTTATGCGCATGAATATGCCTGCTGAATACAGAATAATTATAACACAAGTTTTGGGTGAACTTCAGTTTAATTTCTATCACAGATGGTTTGATGTAATCTTTTTGGTATCTGCATTATCATCTATAGTGTTTTTGTATCTGGCTCATAAACAAGCACCGACGGAACGAACATGA
- the LOC122633161 gene encoding neutral alpha-glucosidase AB, protein MATFVRLGIFFVLALCPFIINAVNRDTFKTCEQSSFCRRCKKVEPGKTPYQLQPETVAHNESTLTVDLFNKDTGVFYLLKLTVLKDHTFRLHINEKNPLHPRYEVEHCLQDQPQTSKLDNIEKTTEYISVTNGENKAVLYINPFKVDLYSQNVLVISANARGLMRFEHLRTKPESKSDQEEKAENIQTEEKQQSQYPGDGAENDPGAWEENFKNHHDSKPLGPEAIALDFSFPGAEQAYGIPEHADSLALKSTKQIEPYRLYNLDVFEYEMNERMSLYGSIPVLYAHGKDKTAGIFWHNAAETWIDVLSSADNNVVESFVNFVSGSTKKSQVDVHFMSESGVIDVFFMLGPKPLDVFRQFTVLTGTAPLPQMFALGYHQSRWNYNDQDDVAQIANSFDEHDFPMDTMWLDIEYTDGKKYFTWDSRKFPNPLEMVQNLTDKGRKLVVIIDPHIKRDPNYFIHNDATNLGYYIKTRDGKDYEGWCWPGASSYLDFFDPKVREYYIGQYSLDKFHGTTNNVYIWNDMNEPSVFNGPEVTLPKDVIHYGGWEHRDVHNINGFVYTLATYEALFRRSGGSLRPFILTRSFFAGSQRFAAMWTGDNTADWDNLRTSYPMCLSVSISGMSFCGADVGGFFKNPDRELFIRWNQAGAWLPFFRQHSHIETKRREPWTFNEETTQIVRESFRVRYSYLPLWYTLFREHEIKGTPVIRPLWAHYPTETQTYKLDDHILVGDSILVHPVFQPSATEVNVYFPGEGKVTWYDIDTMQPYTQAGSNNVQVTIHKIPVFQRSGSIVPRKMRIRRSTVAMRNDPYTLIIIADNNGTASGNLYIDDESSFEYRHGKYLYLKLNFDGIKLTSTFIDKLASYETKSWLERVDIANPPKGIKSAQLVSRNSRTVTLETKYNPNNNVLTLRKPGVNMSEEWTIELIR, encoded by the exons ATGGCTACGTTCGTGCG ACTGGGAATATTTTTTGTGCTAGCACTTTGCccatttataattaatgcaGTGAATAGAGATACTTTTAAGACATGCGAACAAAGCAGCTTTTGCCG ACGCTGCAAAAAGGTTGAACCAGGTAAAACTCCGTATCAATTACAGCCGGAAACAGTTGCACACAATGAATCTACTTTAACagtagatttatttaataaagataccggtgtattttatcttttaaaacttACCGTACTTAAAGATCATACGTTTAGGCTTcacattaatgaaaaaaatccgTTACATCCACGATATGAAGTTGAGCATTGTTTGCAAGATCAACCACAAACATCGAAATtggataatattgaaaaaactaCAGAATATATATCTGTCACCAATGGAGAGAACAAAGccgttttatatatcaatccTTTTAAAGTAGATTTATACTCTCAAAATGTTTTAGTCATTTCAGCGAATGCTCGTGGTTTAATGAGATTTGAACATCTTCGAACAAAACCAGAAAG cAAATCAGATCaggaagaaaaagcagaaaatattcaaactgAAGAGAAACAGCAATCACAATACCCTGGTGATGGTGCTGAAAATGACCCTGGTGCTtgggaagaaaattttaaaaatcatcatGACTCTAAACCTCTTGGACCTGAAGCCATAGCTTTAGATTTTAGTTTTCCAGGGGCAGAACAAGCTTATGGTATCCCAGAACATGCTGATTCTCTTGCTTTAAAATCTACAAAACAAATAGAACCATATAggttatataatttagatgTTTTTGAGTATGagatgaatgaacgaatgtcATTATATGGATCAATTCCAGTTCTTTATGCGCATGG taaAGACAAAACAGCAGGTATTTTTTGGCATAATGCAGCAGAAACATGGATTGATGTACTATCAAGTGCTGATAATAACGTCGTAGAGagttttgttaattttgtttcgGGTTCTACAAAAAAATCACAAGTTGATGTACACTTCATGTCTGAATCTGGGGTTATTGATGTATTCTTCATGTTAGGACCTAAACCTTTGGATGTATTTAGACAATTCACTGTTTTAACTGGTACAGCACCATTACCACAg atGTTTGCATTGGGCTACCATCAATCACGTTGGAATTATAATGATCAAGATGATGTTGCTCAAATTGCCAATAGCTTTGATGAGCATGATTTCCCAATGGATACGATGTGGCTTGATATTGAATATACCGatggtaaaaaatattttacatggGATTCACGTAAATTTCCAAATCCTCTTGAAATGGTTCAAAACTTAAcggataaaggaagaaaattagtTGTCATTATTGATCCACACATCAAAAGAGATCCtaattatttcatacataATGATGCTACTAATTTGGGATATTACATTAAGACTAGAGATGGAAAAGATTACGAAGGTTGGTGTTGGCCAGGAGCATCATCATATTTAGATTTCTTTGATCCAAAGGTTCGAGAATATTATATTGGTCAATATAGTCTAGATAAATTTCATGGTACTACAaacaatgtatatatctgGAATGACATGAACGAACCGAGTGTTTTCAATGGTCCAGAAGTAACTCTACCTAAAGATGTTATACATTACGGTGGTTGGGAACATAGAGATGTTCATAATATTAATGGTTTTGTTTATACGCTTGCCACCTATGAGGCTCTATTTAGAAGATCAGGAGGATCTTTAAGaccttttattttaacaagatCTTTCTTTGCTGGATCACAACGTTTCGCTGCAATGTGGACCGGTGATAATACAGCAGACTGGGATAATCTTCGTACAAGTTATCCAATGTGTCTTTCTGTATCTATTTCTGGCATGTCATTCTGTGGAGCAGACGTTGGTGGATTCTTTAAAAATCCAGACAGAGAACTATTTATTAGATGGAATCAAGCAGGTGCCTGGCTACCTTTCTTCCGTCAACATTCACACATCGAAACAAAAAGACGTGAACCATGGACATTCAATGAAGAAACTACACAAATAGTAAGAGAGTCATTCAGAGTTAGATATTCCTATCTGCCACTGTGGTATACATTATTCAGAGAACATGAAATAAAAGGTACACCTGTAATACGACCATTATGGGCGCATTATCCAACAGAAACACAAACTTATAAACTCGACGATCATATACTTGTTGGAGATTCCATTCTTGTACACCCAGTATTTCAACCTTCTGCTACAGAAGTTAATGTATACTTCCCAGGGGAGGGTAAGGTAACGTGGTACGATATCGATACCATGCAACCATATACGCAAGCTGGATCAAACAATGTACAAGTAACTATACACAAGATTCCTGTATTCCAAAGAAGTGGTTCCATCGTGCCACGTAAAATGAGAATACGTCGTAGCACAGTTGCGATGAGGAACGATCCATATACTCTAATTATTATTGCTGATAATAATGGTACTGCTAGTGGTAATCTGTATATCGACGATGAAAGCAGCTTCGAATATCGTCATGGAAAGTATCTTTATCTAAAACTTAACTTTGATGGAATCAAGTTAACTTCAACATTTATTGATAAGTTAGCTTCATATGAAACGAAAAGTTGGTTGGAAAGAGTAGATATAGCAAATCCTCCTAAAGGAATTAAGTCTGCTCAGCTTGTATCACGCA ATTCAAGAACAGTGACATTAGAAACTAAATATAATCCCAATAACAATGTACTAACATTGCGTAAACCAGGTGTAAATATGAGCGAGGAGTGGACCATtgaattaattcgttaa